In Deltaproteobacteria bacterium, the genomic stretch GTACCACACGGAATCCATAAACGGAAATTGTTCGATGCTGGCAAATCGCACATAGTGAATCAGCAGCGATCCGGCCGCGCCGGCATAAATACAGCCGATAAAAAATGCCTGCAGCTTGTAGCTCCACAGACTGACACCCATGACCTCCGCCGCCAGGTCGTTGTCCCGGATGGCGATAAAGGCCCTTCCGGCCCTGGTCCGGACGATATTGTGCGCCGTGATCGTGGCCAGAGCTGCAAAAATCATTACCAGGTAGTAATAGTTGGTTTTGGAACTCAGCGCGATGGGGCCCAGCATCGGTTTGGGCACAAGCAGCCCATCCGTACCGCCGGTGATACCGCGCAGCTGTATGATGAACCAGATAATGATAAATTGGGCCGCAATGGTCGCCATAATAAGATAAAAGCCCTTGATTTTCAATGACGGCAGGCCGAAGAGCAAACCTGCAATTCCCGCCGCCACAGCACCGCAGGGCAGCGCTGCCCAGAACGGCCAGCCGAGCTTGGCGCACAAAATTGCGGAGGTATAGCCGCCGACCGCCATAAACCCCGAATGGCCGATGGATATCTGCCCGCAGTAACCGGTGAGAATATTCAGACCGTGGACGCTGATTACGGCGATACCTATCGTAGTCAGAATGGTCAGCATCCTGTCGCTGGAAAAAAGGGGACAGATGCATAGCAAGAAAACCAGCGCCGCCGAAGCGCCCCACTGCAGCCTGGTCTGAAAGACGGCCATATCCTCGGCATAATTTTCGTGAAAAGTTCCGGTACGCAAACCCATCGGCTAAACCCTTTCTATATGCGCAAGACCAAAGAGCCCGTGCGGCCTGAATACCAGCACGACGATCATCACGAAAAACGGGAATACCTGGGCCAGTCCGCCGCCGGGCAGCAATGGATCCAGGTACCCGGCTGCGACGTTTTCAAGCATCCCCAGTATGATTCCGGCCACAATGGCTCCGCCGACGGAATTTGTCCCGCCCAGAAGTACGACCGCGAATGCCTTGAGGCCGACATCGGCGAGCTCCATATTCGCGCCGGAGACGCCCCCCAGCAGAATGCCGCCGATGACACCGACGACACTGGCAATCACCCAAGAAACGGCGTAGACGGTTGTCGCCCTGATGCCCACACTTTGCACCACCTGCAAATCTTCGGCCGTGGCCCGCATGGCCAGTCCGATCTTGGTGTAGCGGAAAACGAACATAAGTATCGCCACGCAGACAACAGAGACGATAAGCCCGATCAAAGACTCCGAAGGGATCGATATGGAACCGACCCTCATGGTTATCGTCGGCAGCAATCCATGATACGCCTTGTACTCGGCGCCCCAGAGCAGCGTTGCCAGCCCGCCCAACACCGTGGAAAGCGCGATGGTCATCATGACCACGGCCAGGACCGGCTGCCCAATCATCGGGCGCAGCATCAGCCGCTCGATGAGCAGCCCCATGATGGCGGCCGTCGCGATGGCCGCCGGCAGCGCTGCCCATATCGGTAACCCCAGCGGCACCAGAAAGGTCCAGCCGAGATAGCCGCCGATCAAAACAAAGTGCCCCTGGGCAATGTTAAACACCTCGGAGCATTTTAAAATGATCACAAAGCCGATCGCGATCAGCGCATAGATCATGCCCTGGGAAAAGCCTGTTACGATTAGTTGCAGAAAAAAAGTCATCAGCCGGCTCCTTCGACAGACTGGATTCGAAGCCATGTTTCGCCGGCGCCCGTCCCCCCGTCACGCTTTGCCTCCCGGGCATCGATGGGCACCGTGTCCTCGTCTTTTTTTAGAGCATCCACATAGCTGCGGTAGCGTTCATCCAGAAAAGCTCTTCTCAGGTTTCTGGTTCTGGTCAGCTCGCCTTCGTCGGGATCGAACTCCTTGGGGAGGTTGATGAATTTTTTTACCCTGGCGCCGGCCAGCATCGTTTGGTTGACGCTTGCGATGTCCTGTCTTATCAGCTCGTAAACTTCGGGCGCCCGGCAAAGCTCGGCAAAAGAGGTAAACGCCAACCTGTTCCGGCCCGCCCATCTGCTGACGGTATCATAGTTGATGACGATAAGCGCCGCCAGGCAGGCACCTTGCGGACCGGCCACTACCCAGGCATCTTTTATATGGGGGTTGGCTCTCAGTCGGCTTTCAATCAACTGGGGAGCCACTTTATGGCCGCCGGGAAGTTGCACAAGGTCTTTGAGCCGATCCGTAAAAACGATGTGCCCGTCTTCCCGAACCGAGCCGCTGTCGCCGGTGTGAAACCAACCGTCTTCCAGCACGGCGGCCGTCCCCGCGGGGTCTTTGTAATAGCCGGTAAAAATCCCCGGCTGCCGATATTTTATTTCACCGCAGGCGCTGATGCTAACCTCCGTTCCCGCCTGAGGAGGTCCGACCGTCTCAAAATGGATCTCATCATTCCCGGCGCCGGTGAGCACCCCTCCTTCGGCAGTTCCATACAGGCTTTTGAGCGGAATATTCAGGGCGTGGTAGAACCTGAAGGCAACCGGGCTGAGTATCGCACCGGTCGAATAGCAGATCCTGGCATTTGACAACCCCAGGCTGTGTTTGATGGATCTGAACAGGAAAATATCCGCCAAATAATAAAGCAGCTTCACCCCTGTTCCCGCGGCTTGCCGGCGGTATCTCAAATCGGCGGCTTTATAGCCGACCGGCATCAAAAGCCGGTAGGCAAACCGCTTGACGGCATCCGAACCCATGATTCGCGCCTGAACCGCAGCGGCCTGGCTTTCCCATAGCCGCGCCCCGTAAAATACGATGCTGGGTCCGGTTTCCCTGCTGTCGCGCTGCTGGGTTTCCGGTGCTTCGGCAAAGTTCAGGATGCCGGCCGACAGCAGGTGGCAGCCGATGCAGATCAATTGCTCATTGATCCAGACGGGCGGCAGGTTGGGGACGACATTATCATTCTCAGTCCAAGGATCCAGCCGCAGCAGACAGGCGGCGCCTGCTTTTAATGTGCGGTGGGTGTGGACGGCTCCTTTGGGCACGGCCCCTGTTGTCCCCGCAGTGTAGATGATGGCGCATTCGTCATCCGCTTTGCCGCCGGCCACATTCTGCTCGAAAAGGCCGGGGTGTTCGGCCTCATAAGTTTGTCCAAATTGCAGAGCCGCCCTGTATCCGACCAGAATCTCATCATCATAGTGAGCAAGCCCCTTGTAGTTCCAGTAAATAACTTTTTTAAGAAGGGGAAGCGCGTCTTTAATTTCGAGAAGCTTATCGACCTGCTCCTGGCCTTCAACAACCGCAAAGCGTGCCTCACAGGTGTCCGCAATGTATTTTATTTCCGCCGGCAGGAGTTCCGAGAACAATCCCACGGACAGGCCGTGATTGGCCTGAGCGGCCAGCTCGGCGCAATACCACTGGGGGGCATTGTCGCCGATGATCAGCAACTTGTCTCCGGGCCCGAAGCCAAAAGCCAGCAGACCAAGTGCCAGATGTTTCACATCGAGATAATAGTCCTTCCAGGTAAAAGGCTGCCAGACGCCATAGTGTTTGCGGCGCATCGCGCGGCGTCGAGCGCCATATTTTTCGTAATTGTATTTGAGTATCTTGGGCCAGGTATCACCCTTTTCCTGGTAGAGCTGCTCCATCCTGATCGTTACTTCCCCCCTAACCCAACCACCGTTTTTTGCGCCGGTAGTGTTTGACCTCACGATAACTCTTCTGGGAGCCGACTGCCGACAGCCCCATATAGAATTCGCGCACGTCCTCATTATCCTTTAAATTTTCGGCCGGACCGCTCAGAACCACCCGGCCGTTTTCCAACACATAGCCGAAATCGGCGATACCCAGGGCCGCTCTGACATTTTGTTCCACCAGAAGTATGGCCATCTTTTGCTCTGCGTTGATTTTTTTTATAATTGCAAATATTTCCTGCACCATCAGCGGCGCAAGGCCCAGCGACGGTTCATCCAGCAGCATCAGTTTAGGACGCGCCATGAGGGCCCGCCCGATCACCAGCATTTGCTGTTCACCGCCGGACAGATACCCGCTCATCCGGCGGCGGAGGCGTTTGATGGGCGGAAAATATTCAAAGACCATCTCAAGATCCTGCCTGACGCCTTGGCGGTCTTTGCGGCAGTAAGCACCCACGAGCAGATTCTCCTCGACGCTGAGGTGTTCGAGAACCCGGCGTCCTTCCATGGCCTGGCTGATGCCCAAAACCGCAATATGTTCGGGACCCAGCCGCTCTGTGCGCTTGCCGTTAAACTCGATGCTGCCGTAGGTGACTTCGCCCTCTTCGGTCTTGAGCATCCCCGAGATGGCCTTGAGCGTCGTGGTTTTGCCGCCGCCGTTGGCTCCGAGCAGCGCCACGATCCGGCCGTCGTCCACCGTCAGCGATACACCGCGCAGCACCCGGATGACATTCATGTAGACGACTTCGATATTGTTGACTTGCAGCATTTTGTCTTTCTATCAGCCTTTTTTAACTATGAGCTATGAGCTTTCAGCTTTGAGCTTCTTTTCTTGCACCCGAAACCTCATCCTTCCTTGCCCAAGTAGGCACTGATAACCTCCGGATTCGTTTTAATCTCATCCGGAGTTCCCTCGGCAATCTTGCGTCCAAAATCAAGGACCACTATCCTGTCGGCGATGTCCATCACCACCCCCATGTCATGTTCGACCAGAATGATGCTGCGAATCCCATCCCTGAGAACCGGGGTGTCCGGGTAGGTGTCCCCCTGCCCCTCAAAGATGTCAAGAATGAAGCGGGCAATGTCCTCCTTTTCCTCCAGATTCATCCCGGCCATGGGCTCGTCGAGCAGCAGAACTTTCGGCTCCAAAGCCAGTGCTCTCCCCAACTCGACTCTTTTCTGCATGCCGTACGGTAATACGCCGACGACTCGTTTTCTCATCGGCGCCATTTCCAGGAAGTCGATAATTTCCTCGACAACCCGGCGGTGCGCGATTTCTTCCCGCAGCGCCCGGCCAAAGTAGAGCGCACCGTCAATGAAATTCTGCCTCATCAGCACATGCCGGGCAGCCATGATGTTATCCTGAGTGCTGAGCCCCGTATATAGCTCGATGTTCTGGAAGGTTCGCGCAATGCCGAGTTTGGTCAGTTTATCGGGGCGCATACGGGTAATTTTTTTCCCATCGAAATAGATCTCGCCCTCTTGGGGTTTGTAGAAGCCGTTGATGCAATTGAGCAGGGCGGTCTTGCCGGCCCCGTTTGGTCCGATGACGGCCAGGATTTCATTTTCCCCGGCGTTCAGGCTGACCTCGTTAAGGGCAAAAACGCCGCCGAAACTTAGCATCAAGCGGTCAACTTGCAGTAAAACGTTTCTTTCCGTTTCCATTGTTTATAATTTCCAAACAATCATTTTCCTGAATCATTCTCCTGTAAACGCTTTGCGGATTTCGCGTTTTAAAATCTTTCCGGCCGGGGATTTTGGCAGCTCCTCAACAAACAGAATTTTCTTGGGCGCCTTGTAGGAGGCAATGTGCTTTTTGCAATAATCGATTAAATCCTTTTCGGAGCACTCGCGGCCTTGCTTTCTTTTAACAAACGCCGAAACCGCCTCGCCGTATTCGGGGTGGGGCATGCCGATCACCGCGCACTCTTCGA encodes the following:
- a CDS encoding AMP-binding protein, producing the protein MEQLYQEKGDTWPKILKYNYEKYGARRRAMRRKHYGVWQPFTWKDYYLDVKHLALGLLAFGFGPGDKLLIIGDNAPQWYCAELAAQANHGLSVGLFSELLPAEIKYIADTCEARFAVVEGQEQVDKLLEIKDALPLLKKVIYWNYKGLAHYDDEILVGYRAALQFGQTYEAEHPGLFEQNVAGGKADDECAIIYTAGTTGAVPKGAVHTHRTLKAGAACLLRLDPWTENDNVVPNLPPVWINEQLICIGCHLLSAGILNFAEAPETQQRDSRETGPSIVFYGARLWESQAAAVQARIMGSDAVKRFAYRLLMPVGYKAADLRYRRQAAGTGVKLLYYLADIFLFRSIKHSLGLSNARICYSTGAILSPVAFRFYHALNIPLKSLYGTAEGGVLTGAGNDEIHFETVGPPQAGTEVSISACGEIKYRQPGIFTGYYKDPAGTAAVLEDGWFHTGDSGSVREDGHIVFTDRLKDLVQLPGGHKVAPQLIESRLRANPHIKDAWVVAGPQGACLAALIVINYDTVSRWAGRNRLAFTSFAELCRAPEVYELIRQDIASVNQTMLAGARVKKFINLPKEFDPDEGELTRTRNLRRAFLDERYRSYVDALKKDEDTVPIDAREAKRDGGTGAGETWLRIQSVEGAG
- a CDS encoding branched-chain amino acid ABC transporter permease, producing MGLRTGTFHENYAEDMAVFQTRLQWGASAALVFLLCICPLFSSDRMLTILTTIGIAVISVHGLNILTGYCGQISIGHSGFMAVGGYTSAILCAKLGWPFWAALPCGAVAAGIAGLLFGLPSLKIKGFYLIMATIAAQFIIIWFIIQLRGITGGTDGLLVPKPMLGPIALSSKTNYYYLVMIFAALATITAHNIVRTRAGRAFIAIRDNDLAAEVMGVSLWSYKLQAFFIGCIYAGAAGSLLIHYVRFASIEQFPFMDSVWYLGMLIVGGMGNTAGAIFGVIALKLLDELVTIIGPVLAAAVAPQAAASLALISHGLIIIIFLIFEPRGLHHRWEMIKNYFRLWPFSHEALE
- a CDS encoding ABC transporter ATP-binding protein; protein product: METERNVLLQVDRLMLSFGGVFALNEVSLNAGENEILAVIGPNGAGKTALLNCINGFYKPQEGEIYFDGKKITRMRPDKLTKLGIARTFQNIELYTGLSTQDNIMAARHVLMRQNFIDGALYFGRALREEIAHRRVVEEIIDFLEMAPMRKRVVGVLPYGMQKRVELGRALALEPKVLLLDEPMAGMNLEEKEDIARFILDIFEGQGDTYPDTPVLRDGIRSIILVEHDMGVVMDIADRIVVLDFGRKIAEGTPDEIKTNPEVISAYLGKEG
- a CDS encoding branched-chain amino acid ABC transporter permease; this translates as MTFFLQLIVTGFSQGMIYALIAIGFVIILKCSEVFNIAQGHFVLIGGYLGWTFLVPLGLPIWAALPAAIATAAIMGLLIERLMLRPMIGQPVLAVVMMTIALSTVLGGLATLLWGAEYKAYHGLLPTITMRVGSISIPSESLIGLIVSVVCVAILMFVFRYTKIGLAMRATAEDLQVVQSVGIRATTVYAVSWVIASVVGVIGGILLGGVSGANMELADVGLKAFAVVLLGGTNSVGGAIVAGIILGMLENVAAGYLDPLLPGGGLAQVFPFFVMIVVLVFRPHGLFGLAHIERV
- a CDS encoding ABC transporter ATP-binding protein; this translates as MLQVNNIEVVYMNVIRVLRGVSLTVDDGRIVALLGANGGGKTTTLKAISGMLKTEEGEVTYGSIEFNGKRTERLGPEHIAVLGISQAMEGRRVLEHLSVEENLLVGAYCRKDRQGVRQDLEMVFEYFPPIKRLRRRMSGYLSGGEQQMLVIGRALMARPKLMLLDEPSLGLAPLMVQEIFAIIKKINAEQKMAILLVEQNVRAALGIADFGYVLENGRVVLSGPAENLKDNEDVREFYMGLSAVGSQKSYREVKHYRRKKRWLG